Genomic DNA from Candidatus Afararchaeum irisae:
AGGGCGAGGTGATAGGTTGCCCCTCCAGAACCAGACTTGCGCCGGTTCTGGATGTATTTGTCTGCAATGTTTCGCGCCGCGTTGTAGTCGCTATGTAGCTCTTTGCCGCACTTCTGACAGGCAAAGTCGTCACCGTCACGGTTGTCTTCGTGCGTGAAGCCACACCCCGTCTCAGAACACCGTTGACTGGTGTAGGCTGGATGGACTGACTCGACGGCGATTCCTTCGCTACGGGCTTTGTACGTCGTCTGGCGTTTCAGTTCGTTGAACGCCCACTGTTGGAACTTCGAGGAGTTCGAGATGCGTTCACGGATGTTCTCTAAGTCCTCGAACACAATGGTCGTGCAGTTCTGAGAAACAGCCTCTTTGACCAGTTCCTTCGATGCTTGGTGCAAGAAGTCCTCTGACCAGTTGGAGAAGGTGTCACCGATGGACTGGATAGTGAGGTGTGCGCTTCGTGTGCCTTGCTGTTGGAGACGGGCGCGGC
This window encodes:
- a CDS encoding transposase; this translates as QGAKLRYDNQTDTYYLHVFVKKERDESSGEAENQSTVLGVDRNVDGYLAVTSTGAFIGNADLLNHKRREYERRRARLQQQGTRSAHLTIQSIGDTFSNWSEDFLHQASKELVKEAVSQNCTTIVFEDLENIRERISNSSKFQQWAFNELKRQTTYKARSEGIAVESVHPAYTSQRCSETGCGFTHEDNRDGDDFACQKCGKELHSDYNAARNIADKYIQNRRKSGSGGATYHLALKSGTLNGNGEYSPSTV